The Atribacterota bacterium genome includes the window TCTTTCGGGCAATGAAGACACAGAACTTGCAAATTTTTCCCTAATTTGTCCACCGCAACTGTCCCTGGCGTCAACGTGATGGAAACAGCCAGAACACAGATGAAAAAATCGTCATCTAAGTCACTTTCATAGTTGACCATTCTCACCTTGACTTCATTGGCAAAAAGGCGATACAAGGCCATGCCTCCAGAAAGGTAAATTTGGAAGAGCAAGGTTACAACATACTTGAGAAGGTTTATCCCGTGATTTGCGTAAAACATTCTATATTCCTCTTTGAGAAGGTATTTTTCCGTGAAGAGTAACGCGGTTATGCTTCCTCCCATGCCGAGGATGATCTGGAAGAGACTGAATTCTTCATTCAAGAGAAGCCAAAATACCGTAAGGAGTGTAAGAGTACCAAAAGAAGAGGAGCACTTTCTGAAGAGGTTGAATAACGTATGACTGATACGCATCATGCCTCCGATCGTATTACGTTCACAGATTACTCATGCTTTCCAGGTAGAGTATAGCATGGATGCTATTTGCTTCAAAGTATTGAGTCGTATTCATCGTACTGTGCACAAGGAGTAACCAAAGGAGACCAAAAACGCCCCCTCCATGGGATAAACGCGATGTGGGCTACGGGGTGGCGTCATTTTAAAAATATGGTAAAAAGTATGTAGTGCCGACAAGAAAGGGAGCAAAGCTTGAAACACGCTCATCTTCTTTCCTGGGGGGATTTATCCCTAAAGCTTAACTTGACCTCTGCGAAAGTACTTGAATACTTCTATGACCACTATCACAGGTATCGCTAAAACCAAAATAGATAACCACTCATTAAACGAAATGGGTTCAATTCGCAGTATACTTTGCATCAATGGAATGTGCATGCTGAGGATGTGAATGCCTTGTGCTGCGAGCACCCCAAATACAAGAACAATGTTTCTTCTTAATGGCACCTTAAATGCTGAAACGCTTTCCGAACGGCAATTAAAAACATGGAAATTTTGCATAAATACCATGAGTAACAGGATAAGGTCGCGGGCGTGTACTTCGTCCATCTTGGTATACGTGTTTAAGTAATACCAAAGTCCAAAAACTATCAGCCCCATAGTTACCCCCGATACAGTGGTTTGGTGAATCATAAGAGAGTTGAATATTTTTTCGGAGGGCTTACGGGGAGGACGTTTCATTGCACCGGGTTCTCCACCCTCAAACGCAAGGGCAACATCCTGTATCCCATTGGTAACCAGATTCAACCACAATAGTTGTACGGCGAGTAGCGGCAGAGGCAAGCCGGCAAAGATTGATACCAAAAAGAGAATCACTTCGGCAGCACCTGTGGAAATGAGGAGGTAAATGACTTTCCGCACATTATCGTAAGCGAAACGCCCTTCTTCAACACCCGCCACAATTGACGCAAAGTCGTCGTCAACCACAATCATGGACGCAACTTCTTTGGCCACATCGGTGCCGGATCCCATTGCCACACCAATATTGGCGCGCTTGAGCGCAGGAGCGTCATTGACACCGTCACCGGTAACGGCAACAAACTCACCTTCGCGGATCAATACATCTACAATTTCCAATTTTTGCGTGGGTGAAATTCTCGCAAACACGGTTGTTGATGCAACTAAATTTGCATAAGCAGGGCTGTCGTGCGCTCCAGCTTCGGTAAGCATGTGTCCAGTCACCACAGGAGTACCTTCATCGGCTATTCCCAATTCACGCGCTATGGCGAAAGCTGTTTCGGGGTGGTCTCCAGTTATCATTATTACTTTAATGCCAGCTTCCTTACATTTTTCAACCGCTTTTTGAGCTTCCGGTCGTAACGGGTCGATAAAGCCCACAAGTCCGTAAAATGTAAGTGGGGGGATATCTTCGTCTTTATATATTTCCTTTTTTTGGTACTCCTTATATTCCCCGCTTGCGAAAGCCAATACCCGATAGCCATCTTTAGCCAAATGTGCTGCGTCCAAAAGTATTTTCTCTTTGTCTATTGGCTGAATCTCGCCATTAACGGACACGGTTGTGCAAAAATTGAGAATCGTTTCCACAGCACCTTTGACTCGAATGAAAACCGAACCGTTTACTTTGCAAAGTGCCGCAGAGAATTTCCGTTCCGATTCATAGGGAATTCTTCCAATCATTTTTTCCTCTTGTACCCATTTTTCAGGATTCACTCCGAGCTTGTACCCCATTCCTAAAAGAGCAACATCCATGGCGTCACCATGGTATGACCATCGACTGTTTTCTTTTATTAATGAGCCCTCGTTGGCAAAAATGGCTATACGGGCAATTTGGGCAATTTCATGGTTTTCTGAGACATCGATTGGTTTTCCTTGTGAACCAACAACTTTTCCTTCGCCATTATATCCCTGCCCCTCGATGGTATAGTGGCTCCCATTGGGAAGCTGTATGATTTTTGCTGTCTGTTCATTTACGGTTAGTGTGCCCGTTTTATCACTGGCAATGACAGTGCAACTTCCTAAACTCTCAACTGACGTAAGTTTGCGAACAATAACCTTTCGTTTTGTCATTCGCTTAGCCGCAATGGATAGCGCTACGGTTAAAGCAACCGGTAACCCTTCGGGAACCGCAGAAACAGCCAAAGCGACAACAAAGAAAAAGATTGAGGCGAAATCCATACCCCGCGCTCGGAGTATGACTGCCAGTATGGCACTCAAGGCGACAATGAAAATACTTATTTGCGTAATAAACTTCTCCATACGTAGCACAAGGGGTGGTTTGGCCGAAGCTGACTCGGCCACATCTTGTGAGATTTTGCCCACCTGTGTATCGACCCCTGTACACACGACAACCCCTACACCCCGCCCCCTCACAACGGTAGAACCAGTGAATGCCATATTGGTTCTTTCAGCAACGCCAAGGTTTTCCTGTAACACGTCAATTTGCTTTTTGGTTGCGATCGATTCACCGGTGAGAAAGCTTTCGTCGATTTCTAATCCCGATACCTCAAGGAGACGCATAT containing:
- a CDS encoding Na+/H+ antiporter subunit E codes for the protein MMRISHTLFNLFRKCSSSFGTLTLLTVFWLLLNEEFSLFQIILGMGGSITALLFTEKYLLKEEYRMFYANHGINLLKYVVTLLFQIYLSGGMALYRLFANEVKVRMVNYESDLDDDFFICVLAVSITLTPGTVAVDKLGKNLQVLCLHCPKENEWQWRKDIREKLENLLKGGTR
- a CDS encoding HAD-IC family P-type ATPase; this translates as MKHQDIIAKEPWHALRAEEIFSELKTSEKGLSEVEAKKRLKFYGENTLPEGKKVTPMQIILHQLSSPLIFILIAAAVASVAIGEGKDAIFIFLVIFINSALGAYQEYNAEKSASSLQKLMRIKARVRRDGKEKEVPSEELVPGDIVLLESGMKVPADMRLLEVSGLEIDESFLTGESIATKKQIDVLQENLGVAERTNMAFTGSTVVRGRGVGVVVCTGVDTQVGKISQDVAESASAKPPLVLRMEKFITQISIFIVALSAILAVILRARGMDFASIFFFVVALAVSAVPEGLPVALTVALSIAAKRMTKRKVIVRKLTSVESLGSCTVIASDKTGTLTVNEQTAKIIQLPNGSHYTIEGQGYNGEGKVVGSQGKPIDVSENHEIAQIARIAIFANEGSLIKENSRWSYHGDAMDVALLGMGYKLGVNPEKWVQEEKMIGRIPYESERKFSAALCKVNGSVFIRVKGAVETILNFCTTVSVNGEIQPIDKEKILLDAAHLAKDGYRVLAFASGEYKEYQKKEIYKDEDIPPLTFYGLVGFIDPLRPEAQKAVEKCKEAGIKVIMITGDHPETAFAIARELGIADEGTPVVTGHMLTEAGAHDSPAYANLVASTTVFARISPTQKLEIVDVLIREGEFVAVTGDGVNDAPALKRANIGVAMGSGTDVAKEVASMIVVDDDFASIVAGVEEGRFAYDNVRKVIYLLISTGAAEVILFLVSIFAGLPLPLLAVQLLWLNLVTNGIQDVALAFEGGEPGAMKRPPRKPSEKIFNSLMIHQTTVSGVTMGLIVFGLWYYLNTYTKMDEVHARDLILLLMVFMQNFHVFNCRSESVSAFKVPLRRNIVLVFGVLAAQGIHILSMHIPLMQSILRIEPISFNEWLSILVLAIPVIVVIEVFKYFRRGQVKL